One genomic segment of Catalinimonas alkaloidigena includes these proteins:
- a CDS encoding DUF1326 domain-containing protein has translation MLLQWPICPRHSGQHAEHHGDEAAHYCRFNMAHRVNKGSYNGVALDGAKYWLAGDLGEDFSQGKADWAVLTFDPSVSEEQREGIKVILSHILPLQWSSFEVEQDAEMQWMADNDKAEARLNDGKTAEMVLQHQQGMTDGPVVIQNIGYAMVPRNNGVILMPNLVQAYHAGEKPFETKGTTGFMVTIDISSEDVMAGQ, from the coding sequence ATGCTTCTTCAATGGCCAATCTGCCCCCGCCATAGCGGGCAGCATGCAGAACATCATGGAGATGAGGCCGCACATTATTGCCGCTTCAATATGGCCCACAGAGTCAATAAAGGAAGCTATAATGGTGTTGCACTGGATGGGGCAAAATACTGGCTGGCCGGCGACCTGGGAGAAGATTTTTCACAGGGGAAAGCTGACTGGGCAGTTCTGACCTTTGACCCCTCGGTAAGTGAGGAGCAGCGGGAAGGAATCAAAGTCATTCTCAGCCATATTTTACCTCTACAATGGAGCTCCTTTGAAGTGGAACAGGATGCTGAAATGCAGTGGATGGCCGATAATGATAAAGCTGAAGCTCGTCTTAATGATGGCAAGACCGCTGAAATGGTACTCCAGCATCAGCAAGGTATGACTGATGGCCCGGTGGTAATCCAGAACATAGGGTATGCAATGGTTCCCCGCAATAATGGCGTCATACTTATGCCCAATCTGGTACAAGCCTATCATGCAGGAGAAAAACCTTTTGAGACTAAAGGCACTACCGGCTTTATGGTGACTATTGACATAAGCTCAGAGGATGTGATGGCAGGCCAGTAA
- a CDS encoding DUF1987 domain-containing protein, whose amino-acid sequence MKATKLNDLEIHGEEGTFFVPHVHFQAQNGKCLMEGEAFLEDTWDFYERLMTWLQNYTASNRPITFDFKLSYFNTSSSKGILELLLFLKEYEDQGGDVTVNWHYPEKDEDSLEEAQDFKEDTGLDINIFTY is encoded by the coding sequence ATGAAAGCAACTAAGTTAAATGATTTAGAAATTCACGGTGAAGAGGGAACGTTCTTTGTGCCTCATGTTCATTTCCAAGCGCAAAACGGCAAGTGTTTAATGGAAGGTGAAGCTTTTCTGGAGGATACGTGGGACTTTTATGAACGCTTGATGACGTGGTTACAGAATTACACTGCTTCCAATCGCCCGATTACTTTTGATTTTAAATTATCGTATTTCAATACGAGTTCATCGAAAGGCATATTAGAATTATTATTATTTCTAAAAGAATATGAAGATCAGGGAGGAGATGTTACCGTGAATTGGCATTATCCTGAAAAAGACGAAGATTCACTAGAGGAAGCGCAAGATTTTAAAGAAGATACTGGGCTGGATATTAATATATTTACCTACTAG
- a CDS encoding SiaB family protein kinase — translation MFLRLNTLNEQLGKVLDNRVVVYYTGPITPSIMVEIGRDIQNKLSENLRASRKVFSIFLELAQNIYFYSAEKVAYSENMDSVGTVYVIEDCNQYSVICSNPVQKIEVEELVNSYERVNSMSKDELRELRRVQRRQPSSTKSKGAGIGITQVAILSGNPIRVCAHKACADYKFFTLLVSINK, via the coding sequence ATGTTTTTAAGATTAAATACACTGAACGAACAGCTCGGTAAAGTATTAGATAATAGAGTCGTCGTTTATTATACAGGACCTATTACACCTTCAATCATGGTAGAGATTGGACGAGATATTCAAAATAAGCTTTCTGAGAACTTGAGAGCCAGTCGTAAAGTATTCTCCATTTTTCTGGAGTTGGCTCAGAATATCTATTTTTATTCTGCCGAAAAGGTAGCCTACTCAGAAAATATGGATAGTGTTGGCACAGTATACGTCATAGAGGATTGTAATCAATACTCGGTAATTTGTAGTAATCCTGTTCAAAAAATAGAAGTTGAAGAGCTAGTCAATAGTTATGAGCGGGTCAATTCTATGAGCAAAGATGAGCTTCGCGAACTTAGAAGAGTACAGCGTCGTCAGCCTTCTAGCACTAAAAGTAAAGGGGCAGGAATAGGGATTACCCAGGTAGCTATACTTTCTGGAAATCCCATCCGAGTTTGTGCTCATAAGGCTTGTGCCGACTATAAGTTTTTCACATTATTAGTATCAATAAATAAGTAA
- a CDS encoding PP2C family protein-serine/threonine phosphatase — protein MNRNSKVISSFFSVAIIVLFFRYILYQEEIGRNGGLYHSIFFLSIPVGLFATRTLLKYKKSDFWSCILASYHAVAGAGVKPTYPEYLQRKIMISNQVMVLLISAAGIPFILISVFFYPPTTWVPAVSVLFGIISILLNKQGFIYIGRFFASFAPFIAAALYNAYLSRAGEMLVSSLSLLSLSFSLVPFLVFDLRERRYVLASFILIVFTFLMSDYINAWFEVELDNEGMRTGYLSVAVTLVSLLSCVGSLLVVASQNLNSEFRAEMLLQRAEENGAELQRQQKVIQEKNTQLQKREGELRRNMQALQSTQDTLAKQKKALEIEYKKTKEGLHYAQRIQFSILPDGKQLKSIIPNSFILYKPKDIVSGDFYWISQHQDKTIIAAVDCYGHGVPGALVSLIGNNLLNEAIYENNLLNPGRILDYLDKGLSLKLRLKEGRIRDGMELGICMLQSSGSSFKLTYSGAKNTLYVVSNRELSTLKGDRKSIGLIKEGYNYSQQKMRLHKGDAIYLTTDGYIDQPNPERERFGSVRLKDLILKAYPQTMDQQKVTFTQALENYQQDTEQRDDINLIGIKV, from the coding sequence ATGAATCGGAATAGTAAAGTTATTAGTAGTTTTTTTTCAGTAGCGATCATAGTATTATTTTTTCGCTACATACTCTACCAGGAAGAAATTGGCAGAAATGGTGGATTGTACCACTCTATTTTCTTTCTTTCTATTCCTGTGGGTCTTTTTGCCACTCGAACTTTACTCAAATACAAAAAATCAGATTTTTGGTCTTGTATTCTAGCGAGTTACCATGCCGTCGCAGGAGCAGGGGTAAAGCCAACTTATCCTGAGTACTTGCAAAGAAAAATCATGATCTCTAACCAGGTTATGGTTTTATTAATATCAGCAGCAGGTATTCCTTTTATTTTAATATCTGTGTTCTTTTACCCGCCTACTACATGGGTGCCGGCTGTATCAGTTCTGTTTGGCATTATCTCTATTCTACTCAATAAGCAAGGTTTTATCTATATAGGTCGATTCTTTGCGAGTTTCGCACCATTCATAGCTGCTGCTTTATATAATGCTTATTTATCGAGGGCTGGTGAGATGCTCGTTTCTAGTCTCTCTTTATTATCACTTAGCTTTTCACTGGTTCCGTTTTTAGTATTTGACCTTAGAGAGAGAAGATATGTGCTTGCATCGTTTATTCTCATTGTTTTCACTTTTTTAATGAGCGACTACATAAATGCTTGGTTTGAAGTTGAACTTGATAATGAAGGGATGAGAACAGGATACCTAAGCGTAGCGGTGACGTTGGTATCTTTACTTAGTTGCGTGGGTAGTCTTTTAGTAGTGGCTTCTCAAAACCTTAATTCTGAATTTAGAGCTGAAATGCTGCTTCAACGCGCGGAGGAAAATGGTGCAGAGCTACAAAGACAGCAAAAAGTAATTCAGGAAAAAAATACGCAGTTGCAGAAGAGGGAAGGAGAGCTCCGACGCAATATGCAAGCTCTCCAGTCTACTCAGGACACGTTGGCTAAGCAAAAAAAGGCGTTAGAAATAGAATATAAAAAGACCAAAGAAGGATTGCATTACGCACAAAGAATACAGTTTTCCATACTGCCCGATGGTAAACAACTAAAGAGTATTATTCCGAATAGTTTTATTCTATATAAGCCGAAAGATATTGTATCGGGGGATTTTTATTGGATATCGCAGCACCAAGATAAGACGATTATTGCTGCGGTAGACTGTTATGGTCACGGAGTACCGGGAGCATTGGTCTCGCTCATTGGTAATAATTTGCTAAATGAAGCTATTTACGAAAACAACTTGCTAAACCCGGGCAGAATACTTGACTATTTAGATAAAGGCTTAAGCTTAAAGCTACGGCTAAAAGAAGGCAGAATTAGAGATGGAATGGAGTTGGGTATCTGTATGCTTCAGTCTTCCGGATCATCATTTAAGCTAACCTATAGTGGTGCGAAAAACACGTTATATGTAGTCTCAAATCGTGAATTATCTACCTTAAAGGGAGATCGGAAGTCAATTGGATTGATCAAAGAGGGATACAATTATTCTCAGCAGAAAATGCGGCTACATAAGGGGGATGCAATCTATCTGACCACTGACGGTTACATTGACCAACCTAATCCCGAACGGGAGCGTTTTGGTTCAGTTCGCCTTAAGGATCTTATTTTGAAAGCGTATCCTCAAACCATGGATCAACAAAAAGTGACCTTTACTCAGGCATTAGAAAATTACCAACAGGATACTGAACAGCGGGACGATATAAATTTGATTGGAATTAAAGTTTAA